In Syntrophomonas wolfei subsp. wolfei str. Goettingen G311, a single window of DNA contains:
- a CDS encoding heterodisulfide reductase-related iron-sulfur binding cluster, with protein sequence MIFGFHPLEGGYDVPMRVVGANIPYEWLIYVIMLIPVSVFLFGFWKKLEVWLLAKGEIHRNDKIAQRIWSWFVFSFAQARVIRKPLAGWMHAFLFWGFLVLFLAAGIDAMHNMISWPHLEGNFYIGFSWVVDVLGFLALIGVMVLGFVRYFQKPERLNDTKSSDGWIILLIFAILLTGYFIEGLRIAAQIKLSTTMQQIAYERAASPFGWMFASFFGSMSVDAMLMWHRLLWWFHMAIAFLFIALVPFTKLWHIFASMLNYTFRDLEPSANRMVYNIEEAETFGVENIEDFGWKDLLDLDSCIRCGRCQENCPAYNTGKHLNPKITLIQNMKAHLDAKAPYLLAAKASGAEVEEMAMTEEAAAEEVNPMEQSLLYDVVGSETIWDCTNCRACMEHCPMFIEHIPKIVEMRRNLVMWQGDMPGEAQMAFTNMERNYNPWGVGWAGRAGWLDERGVREMVNLLPEDGKEFEYLLYAGCAVSFDDRYKRVGEALVRLLNKAGVSFGYLGTEEYCCGDSARRLGNEYLYQTLVSQNLESFNNYGVKKIIVVCPHGYTALKNEYPQMGGNYEVYHYTEILAKLVAEGKLKPSKPLGVKMTYHDSCFLGRHNGVYDQPRNVLKAAGGQVIEIEKAKEFGFCCGAGGGRMWLEEEAVLKDGIQYKRINDTRTDQLLVPNPEMIVTNCPFCLTMIADGVKAAEAEESTKVFDVAEVLWKAME encoded by the coding sequence ATGATTTTTGGATTTCACCCATTAGAAGGTGGTTACGATGTCCCGATGCGTGTCGTTGGGGCCAACATTCCCTACGAATGGCTTATTTATGTTATAATGCTCATCCCCGTTAGTGTATTTCTCTTTGGTTTTTGGAAAAAGTTAGAAGTTTGGCTGCTGGCCAAAGGCGAGATTCACCGGAATGATAAAATTGCACAGCGCATTTGGTCCTGGTTTGTTTTCTCCTTTGCCCAGGCCCGGGTAATAAGAAAACCGTTGGCAGGCTGGATGCATGCTTTCCTGTTTTGGGGATTCCTGGTTCTATTCCTGGCTGCGGGCATAGATGCCATGCATAACATGATAAGCTGGCCCCATCTGGAAGGCAATTTTTATATTGGATTTTCCTGGGTTGTTGACGTTCTCGGCTTTTTGGCTTTAATTGGTGTCATGGTTCTGGGTTTCGTCAGGTACTTCCAAAAACCAGAGCGTTTAAACGATACCAAGTCATCTGATGGCTGGATTATTCTTTTAATCTTTGCCATTTTGCTGACCGGTTACTTTATTGAAGGACTTAGAATTGCTGCTCAGATCAAGCTGTCCACTACCATGCAACAGATTGCTTATGAGAGAGCGGCATCACCGTTCGGCTGGATGTTTGCCAGTTTCTTCGGCAGCATGAGTGTGGATGCGATGCTGATGTGGCACCGATTACTGTGGTGGTTCCACATGGCTATCGCTTTCCTCTTTATTGCTCTGGTACCCTTTACTAAGCTCTGGCATATCTTTGCCAGCATGCTGAACTATACTTTCCGCGATCTGGAACCTTCCGCCAACCGGATGGTATACAATATTGAAGAAGCGGAAACCTTTGGTGTGGAGAATATCGAAGATTTTGGCTGGAAAGACCTGTTGGATCTGGATTCCTGTATCCGCTGCGGCAGATGCCAGGAAAACTGCCCGGCCTATAATACCGGTAAACATTTGAATCCCAAGATTACTCTGATTCAAAACATGAAAGCCCATCTTGATGCCAAAGCTCCTTATCTCCTGGCAGCTAAAGCCAGTGGGGCGGAAGTAGAAGAAATGGCTATGACCGAAGAGGCTGCGGCTGAAGAGGTTAATCCCATGGAACAGAGCCTGCTCTACGATGTAGTGGGCAGTGAAACAATTTGGGATTGCACCAATTGCCGGGCCTGCATGGAGCACTGCCCCATGTTCATCGAGCACATTCCGAAGATTGTAGAAATGCGCCGCAACCTGGTTATGTGGCAGGGTGACATGCCGGGTGAAGCCCAGATGGCCTTTACCAACATGGAACGTAACTACAATCCCTGGGGTGTGGGCTGGGCCGGTCGTGCTGGATGGCTAGATGAGAGAGGCGTCAGAGAGATGGTAAATCTCCTACCCGAAGACGGCAAAGAATTCGAGTATCTGCTTTATGCCGGATGCGCCGTATCCTTTGACGATCGCTATAAGAGAGTGGGAGAAGCCCTGGTAAGATTGTTGAACAAAGCCGGAGTAAGCTTCGGTTACCTGGGAACAGAAGAGTATTGCTGCGGCGACTCGGCCCGGCGTCTGGGTAATGAATACCTTTACCAGACCCTGGTAAGCCAGAACCTGGAATCCTTCAACAATTACGGGGTTAAGAAAATAATCGTAGTATGCCCGCATGGATATACTGCTCTGAAGAATGAATACCCGCAGATGGGTGGCAATTATGAAGTATATCACTACACCGAAATACTGGCCAAGCTAGTAGCTGAAGGTAAACTGAAACCCAGCAAGCCGTTGGGTGTAAAGATGACCTATCATGATTCCTGTTTCCTGGGACGGCACAACGGGGTCTACGACCAACCGAGAAATGTCCTCAAGGCTGCAGGCGGACAGGTTATTGAAATTGAAAAAGCCAAGGAATTTGGCTTCTGCTGCGGCGCCGGCGGAGGACGCATGTGGCTGGAAGAAGAAGCCGTACTAAAAGATGGTATTCAGTACAAGCGCATCAATGACACCAGAACTGACCAACTGCTGGTGCCGAATCCAGAAATGATTGTCACCAACTGCCCGTTCTGCCTGACCATGATTGCTGACGGTGTAAAAGCAGCTGAAGCCGAAGAAAGCACCAAGGTATTCGATGTGGCTGAAGTACTTTGGAAAGCCATGGAGTAA
- the coaD gene encoding pantetheine-phosphate adenylyltransferase has translation MKLAVYPGSFDPVTNGHIDILEKSSKIFDEIIVAVIHNVTKKALFSLDERVKLIEESTRHLNNVRVDAFSGLLANYLADKQACAIIRGLRTVTDFEYEMHMAMMNKKLIPNIDTMFFMSDSQYTFISSSAVKEAALLGGDVGSLVPAVVKAGLEEKMLNDG, from the coding sequence GTGAAACTGGCTGTTTATCCGGGGAGCTTTGACCCGGTAACCAATGGGCACATTGATATTTTGGAGAAATCGAGCAAAATATTTGATGAAATTATCGTAGCGGTAATACATAATGTCACCAAAAAGGCCCTTTTCTCCCTGGATGAACGGGTAAAGCTTATTGAGGAAAGCACCCGGCACCTGAACAATGTCCGGGTAGATGCTTTCAGCGGACTCTTGGCCAATTACCTGGCGGACAAGCAAGCCTGTGCTATTATACGAGGCCTGCGAACGGTGACTGACTTTGAATACGAGATGCATATGGCCATGATGAACAAAAAACTGATACCAAATATTGATACCATGTTCTTTATGTCCGACAGCCAGTACACCTTTATCAGCTCCAGTGCGGTAAAAGAAGCCGCCCTGCTGGGAGGGGATGTAGGCTCACTGGTCCCTGCTGTGGTTAAAGCCGGGTTGGAAGAGAAGATGCTGAACGATGGTTGA
- a CDS encoding transcriptional regulator, whose protein sequence is MLESLITSKTRLKLILKFFLNPETTAHLRGLATEFGESTNGVRVELNRLTEAGLLESSQKGRSINYRVNKKHTLFPDIQNIVKKYLGIDEIVESIIKELGNVEIALITGDYAQGIDSGLIDLVLVGNIDKAYLQQLVEKAEELIHRKIRTLVIDQEEFAKLRDKFEKEKTLLLWKG, encoded by the coding sequence TTGCTCGAATCACTAATTACATCCAAAACCCGTCTGAAACTAATACTGAAATTCTTTCTGAATCCCGAAACCACGGCCCACCTGCGTGGGCTGGCCACGGAATTCGGCGAATCCACCAATGGCGTCCGCGTGGAGTTGAACCGCCTGACCGAAGCCGGTCTCCTGGAAAGCAGCCAGAAAGGCCGCAGCATTAATTATAGAGTAAACAAGAAACACACCCTATTCCCGGATATCCAGAACATAGTCAAGAAGTACCTGGGCATAGATGAAATAGTGGAATCCATCATTAAAGAACTGGGCAATGTCGAAATAGCCCTTATTACCGGCGACTATGCCCAGGGTATCGACTCCGGGCTCATAGACCTGGTACTGGTCGGGAACATAGACAAAGCCTACCTCCAGCAGCTGGTAGAGAAAGCGGAAGAATTGATACACCGGAAAATACGAACCCTGGTAATAGACCAGGAAGAATTCGCAAAACTTCGAGATAAATTCGAAAAAGAAAAGACCTTGCTGCTATGGAAGGGCTGA
- a CDS encoding four helix bundle protein, translated as MFGFQKLEIYNLSKDIVKDNYRLIKKFPSEERFALVQQMSRAAVSIPSNIAEGTSRMSNKEKAHFINIAYGSLMELVCQMEISLEIGYIEQKEYDDFVKKSKNLAVKMSNFIRTIA; from the coding sequence ATGTTTGGATTTCAAAAATTAGAAATTTATAATCTATCAAAAGATATTGTGAAGGACAATTATCGATTGATTAAAAAGTTTCCTAGTGAAGAAAGATTTGCTCTAGTACAACAGATGAGTAGAGCCGCTGTTTCAATACCATCAAATATTGCTGAAGGAACAAGTAGAATGAGTAATAAAGAAAAGGCTCATTTCATTAATATAGCTTACGGGTCTTTGATGGAGTTAGTTTGTCAAATGGAGATATCTTTAGAAATTGGATATATAGAGCAGAAAGAATATGATGATTTTGTTAAAAAGTCAAAAAATCTTGCTGTAAAAATGAGCAACTTTATTAGAACGATAGCTTAA
- a CDS encoding DegT/DnrJ/EryC1/StrS family aminotransferase, protein MPIPLIDLKRQYAAIQTEAEAAVCSVLASGSYIMGANVQAFEEEFAAYCGVKHAIAVGNGTDALVISLEALGIGPGDEVITAPFTFFATAESISAVGATPVFIDIRPDTYNLDENLIEAAITDKTKAIMPVHIFGQPCEMDKINHIAAKHNLYVIEDACQAVSAEYQGKKTGTLADIACFSFFPTKNLSCAGDGGMITTDNDRLAAICRALRTHGSGEAGQKAYNLLHNIDAGISDKPAGDNTVYNPLKYYNYLIGHNSRLDELQAALLRIKLRKLDEYQKQREDHARYYNEALQESDLQRPAAMDNLKHAWHLYILQSENRPAITEYLNSKGIATGIYYPVPLHLQKAYINLGYRLGDLPVAEYLSQRTFAIPCFPELTAEEREYIIATLTEK, encoded by the coding sequence ATGCCAATACCACTCATAGACCTGAAAAGACAATACGCCGCCATCCAGACCGAAGCCGAAGCAGCCGTCTGCTCCGTCCTGGCCTCCGGTTCCTATATCATGGGAGCCAATGTCCAGGCCTTCGAAGAAGAATTCGCCGCCTACTGCGGCGTCAAACACGCCATTGCCGTAGGCAACGGCACCGATGCCCTGGTAATTTCCCTGGAAGCACTGGGTATAGGCCCCGGTGATGAAGTCATCACCGCCCCGTTTACCTTCTTTGCTACTGCGGAGAGCATATCAGCCGTAGGTGCTACCCCGGTATTTATCGATATACGCCCGGATACCTACAACTTAGATGAAAACCTGATAGAAGCAGCTATCACTGACAAAACCAAAGCTATCATGCCTGTACATATATTTGGCCAACCCTGCGAGATGGACAAGATAAACCATATCGCTGCCAAACATAACCTATACGTAATAGAAGACGCTTGCCAGGCCGTCAGCGCCGAGTATCAGGGCAAAAAAACCGGGACCCTGGCCGATATTGCCTGCTTTTCCTTCTTCCCCACCAAAAACCTGAGCTGCGCCGGTGACGGTGGTATGATTACCACCGATAATGACCGTTTGGCTGCCATCTGCCGGGCATTAAGAACTCATGGCAGCGGTGAAGCCGGGCAAAAAGCCTATAACCTGCTCCATAATATTGATGCCGGCATAAGTGATAAGCCGGCAGGAGATAATACCGTTTACAATCCCCTGAAATACTATAACTATTTGATAGGGCACAACTCCCGCCTGGATGAACTGCAGGCCGCCCTCTTGAGAATAAAACTAAGAAAACTGGATGAATACCAAAAGCAGCGGGAAGACCACGCTCGCTACTATAATGAAGCCTTGCAGGAAAGCGACCTGCAAAGACCGGCAGCCATGGATAACTTAAAGCATGCCTGGCATCTCTATATCTTGCAGAGCGAAAACCGCCCGGCTATAACAGAATACCTGAACTCCAAGGGAATAGCTACCGGTATATATTATCCGGTTCCGCTGCACCTACAAAAAGCGTACATAAACCTGGGTTACCGTCTGGGAGACCTGCCCGTTGCCGAATACCTCTCCCAGCGAACCTTTGCCATACCCTGTTTCCCGGAACTAACGGCTGAGGAGCGAGAATACATAATTGCAACTTTAACAGAAAAGTAA
- a CDS encoding acyltransferase produces the protein MPEKDYFVHESSYIDEPCQIGKGTKIWHFSHIMQNSQIGENCNIGQNVVISPGVVLGNGVKVQNNVSIYTGVICEDDVFLGPSCVFTNVINPRSFIERKDEFKSILIKKGATIGANATIICGHTIGRYALIGAGAVVSKDVPDYALLVGNPSRIIGYVCQCGQRLTFNEAGQAQCPSCDERYIFSKESGVRGKE, from the coding sequence ATGCCCGAAAAAGACTATTTCGTCCATGAATCCAGCTACATAGATGAACCCTGCCAGATCGGCAAAGGCACAAAGATATGGCATTTCTCCCATATCATGCAGAACTCCCAAATCGGCGAAAACTGCAACATCGGCCAGAATGTAGTCATATCTCCCGGGGTAGTCTTGGGGAACGGAGTAAAAGTACAAAATAATGTATCGATCTATACCGGGGTAATATGTGAAGACGATGTATTCTTAGGCCCTTCCTGCGTCTTCACCAATGTCATCAATCCCCGCAGCTTCATAGAGCGTAAAGATGAGTTTAAAAGCATTTTGATAAAAAAAGGAGCCACCATCGGAGCCAATGCCACCATCATCTGTGGGCACACCATAGGACGCTATGCCCTGATCGGCGCTGGCGCCGTAGTCAGCAAAGATGTACCCGATTACGCCCTGCTGGTCGGCAACCCGAGCCGAATCATAGGCTATGTTTGCCAATGCGGCCAGCGCCTAACCTTCAATGAAGCAGGACAAGCCCAATGCCCCTCCTGCGATGAGAGATATATCTTTAGTAAGGAGTCAGGGGTGAGGGGTAAGGAGTGA
- a CDS encoding nucleotide sugar dehydrogenase, whose amino-acid sequence MKQTLLNKINSKQIIVGVVGLGYVGLPLAVEKAKAGYKTIGFDVQNAKVDMVNQGINYIGDVVDSELKDLVENGLLSATCDFSFVKDVDFIAIAVPTPLDEYQQPDISYVRDSTIAVAKYIKKGSMVVLESTTYPGTTEELMLPILEQGSGLKCGEDFYLAFSPERVDPGNLIYQTKNTPKVVGGVGKDATEVIAAMYRNVLEGEVFEASSPRIAEMEKILENTYRNVNIGLINELTMLCNKMDINIWEVIEAAKTKPFGFTPFYPGPGLGGHCIPLDPYYLSWKAREYGFHTSMIEASMMVNDRMPEYTVERAGKILNRFKKALNGSKVLILGVAYKGDIDDYRESPAIKVIEEFEKVGSEVEYYDPFVKEYQDRGHTKKGLSELTAEIIQNVDLVVITTNHTRGIDYNFVQQNAKYIFDTKNAMKDILNRENVELL is encoded by the coding sequence ATGAAACAAACCTTGCTAAACAAAATAAACTCTAAACAAATCATCGTCGGCGTGGTCGGTCTGGGCTATGTAGGCCTGCCCCTGGCCGTCGAAAAAGCCAAAGCTGGCTACAAAACCATCGGCTTTGATGTCCAGAATGCCAAAGTTGACATGGTCAACCAGGGCATCAATTACATAGGCGATGTAGTAGACAGCGAACTGAAAGACCTGGTTGAAAACGGCCTGCTGTCCGCTACCTGTGACTTCTCCTTCGTCAAAGATGTAGATTTCATAGCCATAGCCGTTCCTACCCCCCTGGACGAATACCAGCAGCCTGATATAAGCTATGTCAGGGATTCTACTATAGCGGTAGCTAAATACATAAAAAAAGGCAGCATGGTAGTATTAGAATCCACCACCTACCCCGGTACCACCGAAGAACTAATGCTGCCCATACTGGAGCAGGGTTCCGGCCTAAAATGCGGAGAAGATTTCTACCTGGCCTTCTCCCCCGAGCGGGTAGACCCCGGTAACCTCATCTACCAGACCAAAAACACCCCCAAGGTAGTTGGTGGAGTAGGTAAAGACGCTACCGAGGTAATCGCCGCCATGTATCGCAATGTACTCGAAGGCGAAGTATTCGAAGCATCCTCCCCCCGAATCGCCGAAATGGAAAAAATCCTGGAAAATACCTATCGCAATGTAAACATCGGACTTATCAACGAATTAACCATGCTATGCAATAAAATGGACATAAACATCTGGGAGGTAATCGAAGCCGCCAAAACCAAACCCTTCGGCTTTACCCCCTTCTACCCCGGTCCCGGCCTGGGCGGGCACTGCATCCCCCTGGACCCCTATTACCTATCCTGGAAAGCCCGGGAATATGGCTTCCATACCTCCATGATCGAAGCATCCATGATGGTAAACGACCGTATGCCTGAATACACCGTAGAACGCGCCGGCAAAATCTTAAACCGCTTTAAGAAAGCCCTGAACGGCTCTAAAGTCCTCATATTAGGCGTAGCCTATAAAGGAGACATAGATGACTACCGCGAAAGCCCGGCCATAAAGGTCATTGAAGAGTTCGAGAAAGTTGGTTCCGAAGTCGAGTACTACGACCCCTTCGTCAAAGAATACCAGGATCGCGGCCATACAAAAAAAGGTCTTTCCGAACTGACCGCCGAAATAATTCAAAATGTTGATTTAGTAGTTATAACCACCAACCATACCCGAGGAATCGACTACAACTTCGTGCAACAGAATGCCAAATACATATTCGACACCAAAAACGCCATGAAAGATATACTAAATCGAGAGAATGTAGAACTACTTTAG